The following proteins are co-located in the Eleginops maclovinus isolate JMC-PN-2008 ecotype Puerto Natales chromosome 1, JC_Emac_rtc_rv5, whole genome shotgun sequence genome:
- the LOC134868283 gene encoding IgGFc-binding protein-like, giving the protein MIHLLLYLAALSQLTDGSPTLCTVSGPSVIDFSGKTEFIPDRCAYTLISGSGLELTAIFKERRRKDVSFLDQVILRVSGVNFNLGQSGTVQQDGTTLTLSSIPMTVQGVKLSKDVDGVTAEVSTTNGAASIVFDGTTAQILVTGTPPTQGLCVNSSSSLSSMKVSEFSPSSCGTLVSEPADSQIDCIIMTDRCNLLKEAPFTSCHSLIDPAPYIKACTNMLCKYPVLDGVNCQFLQTYTEACSLKSDHNVTDWRTKTGCSDEVNEDVLCSAHEFVGMDISGDTGCLCRANFAATNKWEDGLGNLTVCSTNGASVSLAGCLLVERGIDYRALHLKDDTCRGQMDEKTHMVTFTFNSSSPCGREILATDQKITYKNAINIDNNASSGTFRSDLLRVNFSCYFNQPTTKSLTFKIKGGKAMSQIESGSWNYTLAMTMCEDMSCTKEFDFSNGIQMDQTIYMSLDTFGLDGSIIVLVVMDAFAIGGKGQKYYLANGGCVNPQEDTVKIGINKNGGSVLAFQMFQFKGENSALKLGFKMKLCLKSNKSCMPQCKGKRRGRSTTSQNEDEENVIMVSVDWN; this is encoded by the exons ATGATCCACCTGCTACTCTATCTGGCTGCACTCAGTCAGCtgacag ATGGGTCCCCGACTCTCTGCACTGTGTCTGGCCCGTCTGTTATCGATTTCAGCGGCAAGACTGAATTTATCCCGGATCGCTGTGCGTACACTCTGATATCCGGTTCTGGCCTCGAGCTGACGGCCATCTTCAAGGAGCGCCGCCGCAAAGACGTCAGTTTCTTAGACCAAGTGATTCTGCGTGTCAGCGGCGTTAACTTTAACCTCGGACAAAGTGGGACAGTACAA CAGGACGGCACGACGCTGACTCTGAGCTCCATCCCGATGACCGTGCAGGGCGTGAAGCTCTCAAAGGACGTGGACGGAGTCACCGCCGAAGTGTCCACCACCAACGGCGCTGCCTCCATCGTGTTCGACGGCACCACCGCACAGATCCTTGTGACAG GAACGCCCCCGACGCAGGGTTTATGTGTGAACTCAAGCAGCTCTCTGAGTAGCATGAAGGTCTCTGAGTTCAGCCCCAGCAG CTGTGGGACACTGGTCAGTGAACCCGCTGACAGCCAGATCGACTGCATCATAATGACTGATCG GTGTAATCTCCTGAAGGAGGCGCcgttcacttcctgtcacagTCTCATCGACCCGGCGCCCTACATCAAAGCCTGTACCAACATGCTGTGCAAATACCCAGTGCTGGATGGAGTCAACTGCCAGTTCCTGCAGACGTACACTGAAGCCTGCAGCCTGAAGAGTGATCACAATGTGACGGACTGGCGGACAAAGACCGGCTGCT ctgacGAGGTAAATGAGGACGTGCTCTGCAGCGCTCATGAGTTCGTCGGTATGGACATCAGCGGTGACACCGGCTGCCTCTGTCGGGCGAATTTTGCCGCCACTAATAAATGGGAAGACGGTTTAG GCAACCTGACAGTGTGCAGCACGAACGGTGCCTCAGTCAGTCTGGCTGGTTGTCTCCTGGTGGAAAGAGGCATCGACTACAGGGCTTTACACCTGAAGGATGACACCTGCAGGGGGCAGATGGACGAAAAGACCCACATGGTGACCTTCACCTTTAACAGCAGCAGCCCCTGTGGGAGGGAGATCTTG GCCACAGACCAAAAGATCACCTACAAAAATGCCATCAACATAGACAACAACGCCTCCAGTGGGACTTTTCGCAGTGACTTGCTAAGAGTCAATTTCTCCTGCTACTTCAACCAGCCGACAACCAAGTCCTTGACCTTCAAAATCAAAGGAGG CAAAGCAATGTCGCAGATTGAGTCCGGATCCTGGAACTACACTCTGGCTATGACCATGTGTGAGGACATGTCCTGCACTAAAGAATTCGACTTCTCTAACGGGATCCAGATGGaccagaccatttacatgagCCTGGACACCTTTGGGCTGGACGGCAGCATCATCGTCCTGGTTGTGATGGATGCCTTTGCAATCGGGGGCAAAGGACAGAAATACTATCTTGCCAACGGCGG CTGTGTGAACCCGCAGGAAGATACGGTGAAGATTGGGATAAACAAAAACGGGGGAAGCGTTTTAGCCTTCCAGATGTTTCAGTTCAAAGGGGAAAACAGTGCCCTGAAACTGGGCTTTAAGATGAAGCTGTGTCTGAAGAGCAACAAAAGCTGTATGCCG CAATGTAAAGGCAAACGGAGAGGGAGATCTACAACTTCTCAAAATGAAGACGAAGAGAACGTCATCATGGTCTCCGTGGACTGGAACTAG